From the Hyphomicrobium sp. ghe19 genome, one window contains:
- a CDS encoding XRE family transcriptional regulator, producing the protein MFEANIDEKWNSRLDDARKVVAAQIVESVKTKWGTAVALEAATGICQTEISRIRHGKFDRFSLERLVRLLRIVDPDVEVELKLKVVPRGDG; encoded by the coding sequence TTGTTCGAGGCAAACATCGATGAAAAGTGGAACTCGCGCCTCGATGACGCGAGAAAGGTGGTCGCAGCGCAAATTGTGGAATCGGTCAAGACCAAGTGGGGAACGGCCGTTGCGCTCGAGGCAGCAACGGGGATTTGCCAGACGGAAATTTCTCGCATTCGTCATGGAAAATTCGATCGATTCTCGCTTGAGCGATTGGTTCGTCTGCTTCGGATCGTCGATCCCGATGTGGAGGTGGAACTGAAGCTGAAGGTCGTACCCAGAGGGGATGGCTGA
- a CDS encoding efflux RND transporter permease subunit — MIARLLSFSVHQRWLVVMLTLAAATYGIYSLDKLPIDAVPDITNNQVQINTIAPSLSPVDIEKQIAFSIETALAGISGLEYTRSLSRNGFSQVTAVFSERTDIYFARQQVGERLREAEKNFPDGITPKLGPISTGLGEIYMWTVRYAPAGSARVDDGRPGPQSDGSYLTPEGQRLTTDVERAAYLRTVQDWIIRPQMITVPGIAGIDVIGGYEKQYVVEPDPARLTALNLSFADIAQALEQNNVNRGAGYVERNGEGFAVLSTGRLTTPEQIANVVIATRGGVAIRIKDVATAGIGREIRTGSASENGQEVVVGTALMLIGGNSRTVAAAVDARMQDIRQSLPPGVEVQTVLNRTLLVDATVATVSKNLAEGALLVIVVLFLMLGNFRAALITALVIPLAMLLTITGMVQTKISANLMSLGALDFGLIVDGAVIIAENTLRRIAEHQRDLGRKLALEERLQAVIRSAEEMIKPSVYGQAIIILVYVPLLTFTGIEGKMFEPMALTVIIALVAAFALSMTFVPAAIAIALSKRVEEKENIFVRILKRIYEPLLRRAMAKPLFFVVGALGLLVFAGSLFAKLGQEFIPTLDERNLAMHAIRIPSTSLSQSQQMQLELEKVVSKVDEVAFVYSKTGTAEVASDPMPPNVSDTFIILKPAKEWPDPALGKDALVAKILAAIEKQPGNNLVFSQPIQMRFNELLAGARGDLAVKVFGEEFEPMLRTANQVASILRNTEGATDISVEQVSGLPFLAIEINQEEIARLGLSVMAVQDVIGAAIGGREAGVVFEGDRRYPIIVRLPDGMREDLEKLKHLPVSLPPDSSGKTSSVLLEQVASFAFTEGPNQISRENGKRRVVVTANIRGRDIASVVADAQGKVANEIKLPPGHYISWGGQFENLAAAQKRMMLVVPACFFLIFLLLYSALGSARDALLVFSAVPLALTGGIIALWLRDMPFSVSAAVGFIALSGVAVLNGLVMMTSINQLVEQGVERRKAIFDGAVTRLRPVVMTALVASLGFVPMALSTGTGAEVQKPLATVVIGGLASATILTLLILPALCARFGNTSTAKDERDNRAQTFAASSGAAST, encoded by the coding sequence ATGATCGCTCGACTGCTCTCCTTTTCGGTTCATCAGCGTTGGCTGGTCGTGATGCTGACGCTCGCGGCTGCGACTTACGGCATCTATTCGCTTGATAAGCTGCCTATCGACGCCGTTCCCGATATCACAAACAACCAGGTTCAAATCAATACGATCGCGCCGTCGCTCTCACCGGTCGATATCGAGAAGCAGATAGCCTTCTCCATCGAGACCGCGCTCGCTGGCATTTCCGGACTGGAATACACGCGGTCGCTGTCGCGAAACGGGTTCTCGCAGGTCACTGCCGTATTTTCGGAGAGAACGGATATCTATTTCGCGCGGCAGCAGGTTGGGGAACGCCTGAGAGAAGCGGAAAAGAATTTTCCTGACGGCATAACACCCAAGCTCGGACCCATCTCGACGGGACTTGGCGAGATCTACATGTGGACCGTGCGATACGCCCCGGCGGGGTCCGCGCGTGTCGACGATGGCAGGCCGGGTCCGCAAAGCGACGGCAGCTATCTGACCCCCGAGGGCCAGCGGCTTACGACCGACGTTGAGCGTGCCGCTTATTTGAGGACAGTGCAGGATTGGATCATTCGCCCGCAGATGATCACGGTGCCGGGCATTGCAGGCATCGATGTCATTGGGGGCTATGAGAAGCAGTACGTCGTAGAGCCCGATCCCGCACGCCTTACCGCCCTGAACCTTTCATTCGCTGATATCGCGCAGGCGCTCGAACAAAACAATGTCAATCGAGGCGCTGGCTATGTCGAGAGAAACGGTGAAGGTTTCGCGGTTCTCAGCACGGGACGCCTGACGACGCCCGAGCAGATAGCCAACGTGGTCATCGCGACCCGTGGTGGCGTCGCAATTCGCATAAAGGACGTGGCAACCGCCGGAATCGGTCGCGAGATCAGGACCGGCAGCGCCAGCGAAAACGGCCAGGAAGTGGTCGTGGGAACCGCGCTCATGCTGATCGGCGGGAACAGCCGCACGGTCGCAGCCGCCGTAGACGCCAGGATGCAAGACATTCGTCAAAGCCTTCCTCCTGGCGTCGAGGTACAAACCGTTCTCAACCGGACGCTGTTGGTCGACGCCACGGTCGCGACGGTGAGTAAGAATCTCGCCGAAGGCGCGCTCCTCGTCATCGTCGTCCTTTTCTTGATGCTCGGCAATTTCCGCGCCGCCCTGATCACCGCCTTGGTCATCCCGCTGGCGATGCTCCTGACAATAACGGGGATGGTGCAAACTAAGATCAGCGCCAATCTGATGAGCCTCGGAGCGCTCGATTTCGGTCTGATCGTCGATGGGGCGGTCATTATTGCCGAGAATACGCTGCGCAGAATAGCCGAGCATCAGCGCGATCTCGGCCGCAAACTCGCGCTCGAAGAGCGCCTGCAAGCGGTCATTCGCTCCGCCGAGGAAATGATCAAGCCATCCGTTTACGGGCAGGCGATCATAATCCTCGTCTATGTGCCGTTACTCACGTTCACCGGCATCGAAGGCAAGATGTTCGAGCCGATGGCTCTGACGGTCATCATCGCGCTCGTCGCAGCGTTTGCACTTTCGATGACCTTCGTTCCGGCAGCAATCGCCATTGCGCTATCGAAACGCGTCGAGGAAAAGGAAAACATTTTCGTTCGTATCCTCAAACGTATTTACGAGCCATTGCTGCGCAGAGCTATGGCGAAACCTCTCTTCTTTGTCGTAGGTGCATTGGGACTTCTGGTATTTGCCGGTTCGCTGTTTGCGAAGCTGGGACAGGAATTCATCCCGACCCTCGACGAACGGAACTTGGCGATGCACGCGATCCGCATCCCGAGTACATCGCTTTCGCAGTCTCAACAGATGCAACTCGAGCTGGAGAAGGTCGTCAGCAAGGTCGACGAGGTCGCATTCGTTTATTCGAAGACGGGCACGGCGGAAGTCGCGTCCGATCCCATGCCGCCGAACGTTTCCGACACCTTCATCATCCTGAAACCGGCGAAGGAGTGGCCGGATCCGGCGCTCGGCAAAGATGCGCTCGTTGCAAAGATCCTTGCGGCGATCGAAAAGCAGCCCGGAAACAATCTCGTATTCTCGCAACCCATCCAGATGCGGTTTAACGAGCTTTTGGCCGGCGCGCGAGGCGACCTGGCCGTAAAGGTCTTCGGCGAAGAGTTCGAGCCGATGCTCCGAACCGCCAATCAGGTGGCGTCCATCTTGCGAAACACCGAGGGCGCGACGGATATCAGCGTAGAGCAGGTGTCGGGCCTGCCGTTCCTCGCAATCGAGATCAATCAGGAAGAAATCGCGCGGCTCGGCCTGAGTGTCATGGCTGTGCAAGACGTGATTGGCGCTGCAATCGGCGGTCGCGAAGCCGGTGTCGTCTTCGAAGGTGACCGCCGGTATCCGATAATCGTCCGCTTGCCCGACGGCATGCGCGAGGATTTGGAGAAGCTGAAGCATTTGCCGGTGTCGCTGCCGCCCGACAGCTCTGGCAAGACATCCTCCGTACTTCTCGAACAGGTGGCGAGCTTCGCCTTCACGGAAGGTCCCAACCAGATCAGCCGCGAGAACGGAAAAAGGCGCGTCGTCGTGACGGCCAACATTCGCGGTCGCGACATCGCTTCAGTCGTAGCGGACGCACAAGGGAAGGTTGCGAACGAAATCAAACTTCCGCCGGGGCACTATATTTCCTGGGGAGGTCAGTTCGAGAACCTGGCCGCCGCACAGAAGCGAATGATGCTCGTCGTGCCGGCGTGCTTCTTCTTGATCTTCTTGCTGTTGTATTCGGCGCTCGGATCTGCGCGAGATGCGCTGTTGGTGTTTTCCGCCGTGCCGCTTGCCCTGACTGGCGGCATCATAGCCTTGTGGTTGCGCGACATGCCGTTCTCGGTGTCGGCGGCTGTTGGCTTTATCGCACTTTCCGGTGTCGCGGTCCTCAACGGGCTCGTGATGATGACGAGCATAAATCAGCTCGTCGAGCAGGGGGTTGAACGCCGCAAGGCGATTTTCGACGGCGCGGTGACACGGCTCCGGCCTGTTGTCATGACGGCGCTCGTTGCTTCCCTCGGTTTTGTGCCCATGGCGCTTTCCACGGGCACCGGTGCGGAAGTTCAAAAGCCGCTCGCAACCGTGGTTATCGGCGGCCTCGCGAGCGCGACCATCCTTACGTTGCTCATTCTACCGGCGCTTTGCGCCAGGTTTGGAAATACATCGACAGCGAAGGATGAACGCGACAACCGGGCGCAAACGTTCGCGGCTTCTTCGGGAGCGGCATCCACATGA
- a CDS encoding efflux RND transporter periplasmic adaptor subunit, with amino-acid sequence MKRLGLVAGGILVGMFVVGVFFSHKGGSQLGLKNVIGLETQAQSAHAAKEDDHGHDHSSAHEHGGEPVGGPENDHGSGHESGHEKGSEKLAIAAEQIAQSKISVQPAESGVLRARLRVPGTIIPDRNRVGRVPSKVVGTVAELRKGLGDFVQAGEVIAILDSREVADAKSEYIAAIVNFRLQETLYQREKTLWEKQVSSEQRVLRADATFRETQVRRDVAKQKLSALGVGDESIAKLADAGQETAGLERYEIKAPISGRIVEQLVDIGTPMGAEGQAHELYALADLSKVWVELTVSPQDLPSIREGQQLAIEGTGKSDGTIVFTSPVLNQDTRSARVIASVDNRDGAWRPGSFVTADIAVSETKAELVIPKAALQTIEGRTRVFVRTPEGFEAREITIGDDDGKAVEVLSGLKAGELIAVANTFLLKAELGKSEAAHDH; translated from the coding sequence ATGAAGCGACTTGGTCTCGTCGCCGGCGGTATTCTCGTCGGCATGTTCGTCGTCGGTGTGTTCTTTTCTCATAAGGGCGGTTCTCAGCTCGGTTTGAAGAATGTCATCGGATTGGAAACACAAGCTCAATCCGCGCATGCGGCGAAAGAGGATGACCACGGGCATGACCACTCGTCAGCGCACGAGCATGGTGGTGAGCCAGTGGGCGGCCCAGAGAACGACCATGGGAGCGGACACGAGAGCGGCCATGAGAAAGGAAGTGAAAAGCTCGCAATCGCCGCCGAACAAATCGCGCAATCCAAGATTTCTGTTCAACCGGCCGAATCCGGCGTTCTTCGCGCGCGCCTGCGCGTTCCGGGAACCATCATTCCCGACCGCAACCGTGTGGGCCGCGTGCCGTCCAAGGTCGTCGGCACGGTTGCCGAACTCAGAAAAGGCCTTGGTGATTTCGTGCAAGCAGGCGAGGTCATTGCGATCCTCGACAGCCGCGAGGTCGCCGATGCGAAAAGCGAATACATCGCGGCGATCGTAAATTTCAGACTGCAGGAGACACTCTACCAACGCGAAAAAACGCTTTGGGAGAAGCAGGTTTCGTCTGAACAGCGCGTTCTTCGCGCCGATGCGACCTTTCGAGAAACACAGGTCCGCCGCGACGTCGCGAAGCAAAAACTTTCCGCGCTGGGCGTCGGCGACGAGTCGATCGCGAAGCTGGCCGACGCCGGCCAGGAGACAGCCGGTCTCGAGCGCTACGAGATCAAAGCCCCCATTAGCGGCCGCATCGTCGAGCAGCTCGTCGATATCGGCACGCCGATGGGTGCGGAAGGCCAGGCTCACGAACTCTATGCCCTCGCTGACCTCTCGAAGGTCTGGGTGGAATTGACGGTATCGCCTCAGGATCTGCCTTCGATCAGAGAGGGTCAGCAGCTCGCCATCGAGGGTACGGGCAAGTCGGATGGCACCATCGTCTTCACGAGTCCCGTGCTCAATCAGGATACGCGTTCGGCACGCGTCATCGCGTCGGTCGACAATCGCGACGGCGCTTGGCGTCCCGGCTCGTTCGTAACCGCCGATATCGCCGTCTCCGAAACGAAAGCCGAGCTGGTGATCCCAAAAGCGGCACTACAGACGATCGAAGGCCGCACGCGCGTGTTCGTTCGAACGCCCGAAGGGTTCGAAGCCCGCGAAATTACGATCGGCGACGACGACGGAAAGGCGGTTGAGGTGCTGTCCGGTTTGAAAGCCGGCGAACTCATCGCTGTGGCGAACACTTTCTTGCTCAAGGCCGAGCTCGGGAAGTCCGAAGCAGCGCACGACCATTGA
- a CDS encoding pyridoxamine 5'-phosphate oxidase family protein, whose amino-acid sequence MNSHASDIAFTPAVKAEQLKRGSREQYEAVERGRGWPSKVTPDLAAFLATARSFYLGTASAAGQPYIQHRGGPPGFLKVIDDRTLGFADFSGNRQYITAGNLAENPRAFIFVMDYARRRRVKIWGSARIIENDDALLAQLRPAEGNAIAERVILFTIEAWDRNCPQHIPQLIPIEEAAAVVQQLRQRVEELESELARTAGKRSD is encoded by the coding sequence ATGAACAGCCACGCGTCCGATATTGCGTTTACTCCGGCAGTGAAGGCCGAGCAGCTGAAGCGAGGCTCGCGCGAACAATACGAGGCGGTGGAGAGAGGCCGCGGCTGGCCAAGCAAAGTCACGCCTGATCTCGCTGCGTTTCTCGCAACCGCGCGCTCATTCTACCTCGGGACCGCAAGCGCAGCCGGCCAGCCCTACATCCAGCATCGCGGCGGACCGCCAGGATTTTTGAAAGTCATCGATGACCGAACGCTGGGGTTCGCGGACTTCTCCGGCAACCGCCAATATATTACAGCCGGGAACCTTGCGGAGAATCCACGCGCTTTCATCTTCGTCATGGACTACGCACGCCGTCGGAGGGTGAAGATCTGGGGAAGTGCGCGGATCATTGAAAATGATGATGCCTTGCTGGCCCAACTGCGCCCAGCTGAGGGGAATGCGATTGCTGAAAGGGTAATTCTGTTCACGATTGAGGCTTGGGACCGCAACTGCCCGCAGCACATCCCTCAGCTCATACCGATAGAGGAGGCAGCGGCTGTGGTGCAGCAGCTCCGTCAGCGCGTCGAAGAGCTCGAGAGCGAACTCGCGCGTACCGCTGGCAAGCGGAGCGATTAG
- a CDS encoding glutathione S-transferase family protein: protein MTTKLYDLELSGNCYKVRLLASLLGVPLQIVPVDFLAGEHKKPPLLSLNPFGEIPIFQDGDVVLRDSQAILVYLARKWGGESWLPIDPAGLARVCQWLMTAENEIARGPNDARLHDKFGYDLDVGLARKKAYRVLALLEAHLSNEQWLALSRPTVADIACMPYVALGHEGGLPLGDFPAIRGWIDRIKALPGFIGMPAI from the coding sequence ATGACGACGAAGCTTTATGACCTCGAGCTTTCGGGCAACTGCTACAAAGTGCGCCTGCTCGCCAGCCTGCTCGGCGTTCCGCTGCAGATTGTGCCGGTTGATTTCCTTGCCGGCGAGCACAAGAAACCACCATTGCTCTCGCTTAATCCGTTCGGCGAGATTCCGATCTTCCAGGATGGAGACGTGGTGTTGCGCGACAGCCAGGCCATTCTCGTCTACCTCGCACGCAAGTGGGGCGGAGAGAGCTGGCTGCCGATCGATCCCGCTGGACTTGCACGCGTTTGTCAGTGGCTGATGACCGCCGAGAACGAAATCGCGCGCGGCCCGAACGACGCGCGCCTTCACGATAAATTCGGCTACGATCTGGACGTCGGCCTCGCTCGCAAGAAGGCGTATCGAGTCCTGGCCCTGTTGGAAGCGCACTTGTCGAACGAGCAGTGGTTGGCACTCAGTCGGCCAACTGTCGCCGATATCGCCTGCATGCCTTACGTCGCCTTGGGCCACGAGGGAGGCTTGCCGCTCGGCGACTTCCCCGCGATCCGCGGTTGGATCGACCGCATAAAGGCACTGCCTGGTTTTATAGGAATGCCTGCCATCTAA
- a CDS encoding LysR substrate-binding domain-containing protein — translation MDRLRAMAAFVAVTEAGSLSAAARSLGEPLTNLSRMISQLEAHLGCTLLHRSTRQMVLTPAGSEYLDTCRAILDTVAMAERRIAGQADELSGDLALTAPVLFGRMYVVPLLAQFLAEYPRINARLLLVDRVVNLLDEGIDIALRIGELPDSALLATRVGSLRLVTCAAPAYLERCGMPSAPPALTQHDCVTFANLPGGTRWIFRSRRNGRKAVRVRSRLSVNTADAAVAAATAGIGITRVLSYQAEDALHEKRLLPILDRFEDTEIPVQLVYSPTSSSNARVRSFVTFAAGKLRLLPHASLRKTQGRLVR, via the coding sequence ATGGATCGACTACGTGCCATGGCCGCGTTCGTCGCGGTGACGGAAGCCGGCAGTCTGTCGGCTGCGGCGCGATCGCTCGGCGAACCGCTCACAAACCTCAGCCGAATGATCTCTCAGCTCGAAGCGCACCTCGGGTGCACTTTGCTTCACCGGTCGACGCGGCAGATGGTGCTGACGCCAGCCGGCAGCGAATACCTGGATACCTGCCGCGCTATTCTCGACACGGTCGCAATGGCGGAGAGACGCATCGCCGGCCAGGCGGATGAGCTATCGGGCGATCTCGCCTTGACGGCGCCCGTACTCTTCGGACGCATGTATGTGGTGCCGCTGCTCGCGCAGTTCTTGGCTGAGTATCCGCGCATCAATGCACGCCTGTTGCTGGTCGATCGCGTGGTCAACCTTCTCGATGAGGGAATTGATATTGCGCTTCGCATCGGCGAGTTGCCGGACTCCGCCCTTCTTGCGACCCGCGTGGGTTCGTTGCGCCTCGTGACCTGCGCGGCCCCGGCCTATTTGGAGCGTTGCGGCATGCCCTCGGCACCCCCGGCTCTCACCCAGCACGATTGCGTAACGTTCGCCAATCTTCCTGGCGGTACGCGCTGGATTTTCAGGAGCCGCCGCAATGGCCGCAAAGCCGTGCGTGTGCGTTCCCGCTTGTCCGTCAATACTGCCGACGCAGCCGTTGCAGCGGCGACCGCGGGTATCGGCATTACGCGCGTTCTCTCCTATCAGGCAGAGGACGCATTGCACGAGAAGCGTTTGCTGCCGATCCTGGACCGTTTCGAGGACACCGAAATCCCAGTGCAGCTCGTTTATAGCCCGACGTCCTCAAGCAACGCTCGCGTGCGGTCATTCGTGACGTTTGCAGCCGGGAAGCTGCGGCTATTGCCGCACGCCTCATTGCGTAAGACGCAAGGACGTCTGGTCCGCTAG
- a CDS encoding arylsulfatase, with the protein MQISRKIGIGLIALLCALSVISSRASAQESKPNIMFIMGDDIGWMQPSIYHEGLMVGETPNIDRIGHEGAKFMDYVAMQSCTSGRNAFFTGMYPLRTGMIPPQLPGSPSYLRPGTPALAKFLYDLGYTTGEFGKNHLGDHTASLPTAHGFQEYWGYLYHLDAMQGVSFPDINKTATIQAVAPPCKNTPVPGLPEVPGAVDQKTTLCLMPPRPVIWCHSSDGTEANQTCKDEGPLTLERSKTVDEEISAKVVDFLDRNDPKKTNKPFFVWYNPARMHVTTVLSDKYMAMVGEPGGKDWGVNEAGMKQMDDNIGVVLKKLEDMGQLDNTIVVFTTDNGAEAISFPDGGVTPFKGQKGEAWEGGYRAPMVVRWPGHIKPGTIKNQLFAALDWVPTFVDIAGGPKGDELKTKIEAGAYPGIVKTTLDGFDQRAYLEGSSDKSARDYFFYFSGATPSAVRYKNWKMYYTMSQPGPAGWIMPLIPFHFTLVQNIKRDPFEQAVGVDQKTAMSLGGALAGPVTAFQYDWNMLPIGQQLWAEHLQSYIKYPPLQAPESYNLSQIMDQMKKAQSISHAGE; encoded by the coding sequence ATGCAAATCTCTCGGAAGATCGGAATTGGCCTTATCGCGCTGCTGTGTGCGCTGTCTGTGATCAGTTCTCGGGCATCGGCGCAGGAGAGCAAGCCTAATATCATGTTCATCATGGGCGACGACATCGGCTGGATGCAGCCGAGCATCTACCATGAAGGACTGATGGTCGGGGAAACGCCCAATATTGATCGCATCGGCCACGAGGGTGCAAAGTTTATGGATTACGTGGCCATGCAGAGTTGCACGTCGGGCCGCAATGCCTTCTTCACAGGCATGTACCCGTTGCGAACAGGCATGATCCCGCCGCAGCTGCCCGGCAGCCCATCTTATTTGCGGCCCGGAACTCCTGCACTCGCCAAGTTTCTGTATGATCTCGGCTATACAACGGGAGAGTTCGGGAAGAACCATCTCGGTGATCACACCGCGTCGCTACCGACCGCGCATGGCTTCCAGGAATATTGGGGCTATCTCTATCACCTTGATGCCATGCAAGGCGTGAGTTTCCCCGACATCAACAAGACAGCCACGATCCAGGCAGTCGCGCCGCCGTGCAAGAACACGCCGGTTCCGGGTCTCCCAGAGGTTCCGGGTGCGGTAGATCAGAAAACCACGCTTTGCTTGATGCCGCCGCGCCCTGTCATTTGGTGCCACTCATCCGATGGCACGGAAGCTAACCAGACGTGCAAGGACGAGGGTCCGCTTACGCTGGAACGTTCAAAGACGGTGGACGAAGAGATCTCCGCCAAGGTCGTCGATTTCCTCGATCGCAACGACCCGAAGAAGACCAACAAGCCATTCTTCGTTTGGTACAACCCGGCACGCATGCACGTCACGACGGTGCTGTCGGACAAGTACATGGCCATGGTTGGAGAGCCCGGTGGCAAGGATTGGGGCGTCAACGAAGCCGGCATGAAGCAGATGGACGACAACATCGGTGTCGTTTTGAAGAAGCTGGAGGACATGGGCCAGCTGGACAACACCATCGTCGTCTTCACGACCGACAACGGTGCTGAGGCGATCAGCTTCCCGGACGGCGGCGTCACCCCGTTCAAGGGGCAGAAAGGTGAGGCGTGGGAAGGCGGCTACCGCGCGCCGATGGTCGTCCGCTGGCCGGGCCATATCAAGCCCGGGACGATCAAGAACCAGCTTTTCGCGGCTCTCGATTGGGTGCCGACATTCGTTGACATCGCCGGCGGTCCAAAGGGCGATGAGCTAAAGACGAAGATCGAAGCGGGTGCATATCCGGGCATCGTCAAGACGACGCTCGATGGTTTCGATCAGCGCGCCTATCTCGAAGGTTCCTCGGATAAGTCGGCACGTGACTACTTCTTCTACTTCTCCGGCGCGACGCCGTCGGCGGTGCGCTACAAGAATTGGAAGATGTATTACACGATGTCTCAGCCAGGCCCGGCGGGTTGGATCATGCCGTTAATCCCATTCCACTTTACCTTGGTCCAGAACATCAAACGCGATCCGTTCGAGCAGGCAGTCGGCGTCGACCAGAAAACGGCCATGAGCCTGGGCGGTGCGCTGGCTGGACCCGTTACCGCCTTCCAATATGACTGGAACATGCTGCCCATCGGTCAGCAGCTTTGGGCGGAACATCTACAGAGCTACATCAAGTACCCGCCATTGCAGGCTCCAGAATCCTACAATCTCAGTCAGATCATGGATCAAATGAAGAAAGCCCAATCGATAAGTCACGCGGGCGAGTAG